The Pseudodesulfovibrio sp. zrk46 genome contains a region encoding:
- the fabF gene encoding beta-ketoacyl-ACP synthase II produces MNRVVVTSVAAITPLGNDLETSWQNLLAGKSGIAPITRFDPEGYATKIAGEVKDFDPTVYMDKKEARRMEIFTQYAVGATRQLFEAAGWQIPESEKHRAGTTIGVGLGGLQTIEDMHKKMLDKGPKRISPFFIPILIANMAAGQVSIEAGAMGPTICTTTACASGSHGIGSAYTDIVMGRADVMICGGSESTVTKLAIGGFNAMKALSTRNDEPELASRPFDADRTGFVLGEGCGLLLLESLEHAQARGANILAEVVGFGASGDAHHMTAPPEDGSGMALAMAAACREAKIDVTEIDHINAHGTSTKLNDLCETRAIKKVFGDHAYNINICANKSQFGHLLGAAGGVEAVMAVKTLSEGVIPGTINRDNPDPDCDLDVCADGPREKQVNYALSNSFGFGGTNASILFKRFTG; encoded by the coding sequence ATGAATAGGGTTGTCGTTACCAGTGTCGCTGCCATCACTCCCCTTGGCAACGACCTCGAAACCAGTTGGCAGAATCTGCTTGCCGGAAAGTCCGGTATTGCACCGATCACCAGATTCGACCCCGAAGGCTATGCGACCAAAATCGCTGGCGAGGTCAAGGATTTCGATCCGACCGTCTACATGGACAAGAAGGAAGCTCGCCGTATGGAGATCTTCACTCAGTATGCGGTAGGCGCCACCAGGCAGCTGTTCGAAGCCGCAGGCTGGCAGATCCCCGAGTCTGAAAAGCATCGCGCAGGTACCACCATCGGTGTTGGCCTTGGCGGTCTCCAGACCATCGAGGACATGCACAAGAAGATGCTGGACAAAGGTCCCAAGCGTATCTCTCCCTTCTTCATTCCCATTCTGATTGCCAACATGGCTGCCGGTCAGGTTTCCATTGAGGCCGGTGCCATGGGCCCGACCATCTGTACCACCACGGCTTGCGCCTCCGGTAGTCACGGTATTGGTTCTGCCTACACCGACATCGTTATGGGGCGCGCTGACGTCATGATCTGCGGTGGTTCCGAATCCACCGTCACCAAGCTCGCTATCGGTGGCTTCAACGCCATGAAAGCGCTCTCCACCCGTAACGACGAGCCCGAGCTCGCTTCCCGTCCCTTTGACGCGGATCGTACCGGTTTCGTTCTGGGTGAAGGTTGTGGCTTGCTGCTCCTCGAGTCCCTTGAGCACGCTCAGGCTCGCGGCGCCAACATCCTGGCTGAGGTTGTCGGCTTCGGTGCTTCCGGCGATGCACACCACATGACCGCTCCGCCCGAGGACGGCTCCGGTATGGCTCTCGCCATGGCCGCTGCCTGCCGCGAGGCCAAGATTGACGTCACCGAGATCGACCACATCAACGCACACGGTACCTCCACCAAACTCAACGATCTCTGTGAAACGCGTGCCATCAAGAAGGTCTTTGGCGATCACGCATACAACATCAACATCTGCGCCAACAAGTCCCAGTTCGGACATCTGCTCGGCGCAGCAGGCGGTGTCGAGGCGGTTATGGCCGTCAAGACCCTCTCTGAAGGTGTCATTCCCGGCACCATCAACCGCGACAATCCTGATCCTGATTGTGATCTGGATGTCTGCGCAGACGGCCCGCGTGAAAAGCAGGTCAACTACGCGCTTTCGAACTCCTTCGGATTCGGTGGCACAAACGCCTCCATCCTGTTCAAGCGCTTTACTGGATAA
- a CDS encoding acyl carrier protein, producing the protein MSVAAKVKEIIVEQLGVSEDEVVETAAFVEDLGADSLDLTELIMAMEEEFDLEIDDEEAQKIVKVQDAISHIEKAQG; encoded by the coding sequence ATGTCCGTTGCAGCAAAAGTTAAAGAAATTATCGTTGAACAGCTTGGCGTTTCTGAAGACGAAGTCGTTGAAACCGCTGCTTTCGTTGAAGACCTCGGCGCTGATTCCCTGGACCTGACCGAACTGATCATGGCCATGGAAGAAGAGTTCGACCTGGAAATCGATGACGAAGAAGCTCAGAAGATCGTCAAGGTTCAGGACGCTATCTCTCACATTGAGAAAGCTCAGGGCTAA
- the fabG gene encoding 3-oxoacyl-[acyl-carrier-protein] reductase, whose protein sequence is MSDLPKVALVTGGSRGIGRTVSEKLAADGFEVYLTYVSRPEEAEKVVAAIEEKGGKAKAFKLDSGDRDSVAAFFKEEIKGKVTLEALVNNAGITRDGLMMRMKDDDWDKVIQINLTGCFVFLKEASKIMGKQRSGRIINITSVVGQMGNAGQANYCSAKAGLIGLTKSAARELAGRGITVNAVAPGFIETDMTAELPEKVVEGMLAQIPLKSLGQSEDIAAAVAFLAGPGAGYITGQVLGVNGGMYM, encoded by the coding sequence ATGAGTGATCTCCCCAAAGTCGCGTTGGTCACGGGCGGTTCCCGTGGTATCGGTCGCACCGTGTCCGAAAAGCTCGCCGCTGACGGTTTTGAAGTCTACCTGACCTATGTCTCTCGTCCTGAAGAGGCGGAGAAGGTCGTTGCCGCCATCGAAGAGAAGGGTGGCAAGGCCAAGGCTTTCAAGCTGGACTCCGGTGATCGTGACTCCGTGGCTGCTTTCTTCAAGGAAGAAATCAAGGGTAAGGTAACTCTCGAAGCGCTGGTCAACAACGCGGGTATCACCCGTGACGGCCTGATGATGCGCATGAAGGATGATGACTGGGACAAGGTCATCCAGATCAACCTCACCGGTTGTTTTGTCTTCCTCAAGGAAGCATCCAAGATCATGGGCAAGCAGCGCTCCGGTCGCATCATCAATATTACCAGCGTCGTTGGTCAGATGGGCAATGCCGGTCAGGCCAACTACTGCTCTGCCAAGGCGGGCCTCATTGGTCTCACCAAGTCCGCTGCCCGCGAGCTCGCCGGTCGTGGCATCACGGTCAACGCCGTTGCCCCCGGTTTTATCGAAACTGATATGACTGCCGAACTGCCTGAGAAAGTTGTCGAAGGCATGCTGGCACAGATTCCGCTTAAGTCCCTCGGGCAGTCCGAGGATATCGCAGCCGCTGTCGCCTTTCTGGCCGGACCCGGAGCCGGGTACATCACCGGTCAGGTACTGGGCGTGAACGGCGGCATGTACATGTAG
- a CDS encoding beta-ketoacyl-ACP synthase III, giving the protein MNTNFIIRGFGHYAPEKVLTNADLEKIVETNDEWITTRTGIKQRHIAAEDQAASDMACEAAKHALAQAGMKAEELTHIVCGTFTPDSMVPSTACRIQEKLGIKGQMCVDVAAACSGFLYAMQTARGYLMLEPDAKILVVTTEVISRFLNWEDRTTCVLFGDAAGAAILTSGTDDEDAPRVVDITLGADGKLGDLLTVNGGGSAWAYAKGDVVGDDHFVKMQGREIFKHAVRNMCAMSDKVLTRNGLSKEDVDVLIPHQANWRIIDAVARKFEIPEEKVFCNIAKYGNTSAASVPLALSEAVTEGFIKKGDLVLMPTFGGGFTWGAGLIRF; this is encoded by the coding sequence ATGAATACAAACTTCATTATCCGCGGTTTTGGCCACTATGCTCCTGAAAAGGTCTTGACCAATGCGGATCTCGAAAAAATAGTTGAAACCAACGACGAGTGGATCACTACCCGCACCGGTATCAAACAGCGTCATATCGCCGCCGAAGATCAGGCAGCATCCGACATGGCCTGCGAGGCTGCCAAGCACGCTCTCGCTCAGGCCGGAATGAAAGCGGAAGAGTTGACCCACATCGTTTGCGGTACCTTTACTCCGGACTCCATGGTCCCTTCCACTGCCTGCCGTATTCAGGAGAAGCTCGGCATCAAGGGCCAGATGTGTGTGGATGTGGCCGCAGCCTGCTCCGGTTTCCTCTACGCCATGCAGACGGCCCGCGGCTATCTGATGCTGGAGCCGGACGCCAAGATTCTGGTGGTGACCACCGAAGTAATTTCCCGTTTCCTGAACTGGGAAGACCGCACTACCTGCGTCCTGTTCGGCGACGCTGCCGGTGCAGCCATTCTGACCAGCGGCACTGACGACGAAGACGCTCCCCGCGTGGTGGATATCACCCTCGGCGCTGACGGCAAGCTCGGCGACCTGCTCACCGTCAACGGTGGTGGCTCTGCATGGGCCTACGCCAAGGGCGACGTCGTCGGCGATGATCACTTCGTCAAGATGCAGGGACGCGAGATTTTCAAGCACGCTGTGCGCAACATGTGCGCCATGTCGGACAAGGTCCTGACCCGTAACGGCCTCAGCAAAGAGGACGTGGACGTGCTCATCCCGCATCAGGCCAACTGGCGCATCATCGACGCGGTTGCCCGCAAGTTCGAGATCCCTGAAGAGAAGGTCTTCTGCAACATCGCAAAATACGGCAACACTTCCGCCGCTTCCGTTCCCCTTGCCCTGTCCGAGGCCGTCACTGAAGGCTTCATTAAGAAGGGCGATCTGGTACTCATGCCCACCTTTGGCGGTGGTTTCACCTGGGGTGCCGGACTGATTCGTTTTTAG
- the plsX gene encoding phosphate acyltransferase PlsX, whose amino-acid sequence MPKTEELVTPRIAVDVMGGDFGPQVAVPGAVDAAREGIAVSLVGDETAIKAELAKLDTDGLDITVVHTTQVVEMDDKPSDALRRKKDSSIQVACRLVKNGEADGVVSPGNSGATVACGMFVLGRIKGVLRPALAGILPTEKNPVILIDVGANVDSKPQHLAQFGLMADVLARDVLGYKDPSVGILSIGEEEGKGNATVREAFDLLRDSDLHFIGNVEGRDIYTGDVDVVVCDGFVGNVALKLSEGLAKSMSRILKEELRSSWLSKLGTLLSLRAFRRFKKVVDYAEYGGAPLLGLKGIVIVTHGKSNELAITNCIRMAATSVRNRMHEHLAEGLAAHKAKADSKAQPGKDAA is encoded by the coding sequence ATGCCTAAGACTGAAGAACTAGTGACGCCACGCATTGCCGTGGACGTCATGGGGGGCGATTTCGGCCCCCAGGTTGCAGTGCCCGGGGCGGTTGACGCCGCTCGCGAGGGCATTGCAGTTTCTTTGGTCGGCGATGAAACGGCGATCAAGGCAGAGCTTGCCAAGCTCGATACCGATGGTCTGGACATCACAGTTGTCCATACCACTCAGGTGGTCGAGATGGATGACAAGCCGTCTGATGCCTTGCGCCGCAAGAAGGATTCGTCCATCCAGGTAGCCTGCCGTCTCGTGAAGAACGGTGAGGCTGACGGCGTGGTGTCGCCGGGCAACTCCGGGGCCACCGTGGCCTGCGGCATGTTTGTGCTCGGTCGCATCAAGGGCGTTCTGCGTCCTGCCCTGGCTGGCATCCTGCCTACGGAAAAGAACCCCGTCATCCTCATCGACGTCGGGGCCAATGTGGACTCCAAGCCACAGCATCTGGCGCAGTTCGGCCTCATGGCCGATGTGTTGGCTCGCGACGTGCTTGGCTACAAGGACCCCTCCGTGGGTATCCTCTCCATTGGTGAGGAAGAAGGCAAAGGCAACGCCACCGTGCGTGAGGCCTTTGATCTCTTGCGCGATTCCGATCTCCATTTCATTGGCAATGTCGAGGGTCGAGACATTTACACCGGCGATGTGGATGTGGTGGTCTGCGACGGTTTTGTGGGCAATGTTGCCCTGAAGCTGTCTGAAGGACTGGCCAAGTCCATGAGCCGTATCCTGAAAGAGGAGCTGCGTTCCAGTTGGTTGTCCAAGCTGGGTACGTTGCTTTCCCTGCGCGCATTCCGTCGCTTCAAGAAAGTGGTGGATTATGCCGAATATGGCGGTGCGCCGCTGTTGGGCCTCAAGGGAATCGTCATTGTCACCCACGGCAAGTCCAACGAGCTCGCCATCACCAACTGCATCCGTATGGCTGCCACATCTGTGCGCAACCGTATGCACGAGCACCTGGCCGAAGGCCTGGCCGCTCACAAGGCAAAGGCCGATTCCAAGGCTCAGCCCGGAAAGGATGCTGCGTAG
- the rpmF gene encoding 50S ribosomal protein L32: MAVPKKKTSRSRKGMRRAHDRVAVPNVVYCECGEPNLPHRACSVCGAYKGRQVVSGDDA; encoded by the coding sequence ATGGCAGTCCCCAAGAAAAAAACTTCCCGTTCCCGTAAGGGTATGCGTCGCGCTCACGATCGTGTGGCAGTTCCTAACGTTGTTTACTGCGAATGCGGTGAGCCCAATCTTCCCCATCGTGCTTGCTCCGTCTGTGGCGCCTACAAAGGCCGTCAGGTAGTCAGCGGCGACGATGCCTAA
- a CDS encoding DUF177 domain-containing protein — protein MIDLWIPISDISHEGKDFVFDDQSVWQDGWKQYSVPAKAKEDLVANVTILPQSDNGALVRGSLKGSVVLPCDRCMGDFVLDINETFDVYEQLPDEDFDDEPRVRKESGQLQLNIGAILWEEFAVTLPVKPLCSEGCKGMCPDCGKDLNKGNCECERDEGDERLAVFRNLKIK, from the coding sequence ATGATTGATTTGTGGATACCAATTAGCGACATCTCCCACGAGGGGAAGGATTTCGTCTTTGACGACCAGTCCGTATGGCAGGACGGTTGGAAACAGTATTCTGTTCCGGCCAAGGCCAAGGAAGATCTGGTTGCCAACGTGACCATCCTGCCTCAGTCAGACAACGGTGCACTGGTTCGCGGTTCCTTGAAAGGAAGCGTGGTCTTGCCGTGTGATCGTTGCATGGGTGATTTCGTGCTGGACATCAACGAGACTTTCGACGTTTACGAACAGCTTCCCGACGAAGACTTCGACGATGAGCCGCGCGTCCGCAAGGAAAGCGGTCAGTTGCAGCTCAATATCGGAGCCATCCTCTGGGAAGAATTCGCTGTTACATTGCCTGTAAAACCCTTGTGTTCCGAGGGTTGCAAGGGCATGTGTCCCGACTGCGGCAAGGACCTGAATAAAGGTAATTGCGAGTGCGAGCGGGATGAGGGCGACGAAAGGCTTGCAGTTTTCCGCAACTTGAAGATAAAGTAA
- the rpmB gene encoding 50S ribosomal protein L28, which yields MSQVCDICGKGPQTGNNVSHSHITTKRRFMPNLQKVRHQLESGQVVSIKACTRCIRNGAVIKPVANKKPSA from the coding sequence ATGTCCCAGGTTTGCGATATTTGTGGAAAGGGTCCCCAGACCGGCAACAACGTTTCTCACTCCCATATCACTACCAAGCGCCGCTTCATGCCGAACCTGCAGAAAGTTCGTCATCAGCTCGAGTCCGGCCAGGTTGTGTCCATCAAGGCTTGTACCCGCTGCATCCGTAATGGTGCCGTGATCAAGCCCGTGGCCAACAAAAAGCCGAGCGCTTAA
- a CDS encoding extracellular solute-binding protein: protein MRQVWSHIQPSLLALLFTCALAPVAWGTQANPLVFLHYWSGPLGGGVDEMVQAYNRASPDYKVHASAFDHESFKVSIKAMLASDSPPDIFSYWAGAKVRALVAGNHLAPIDEVWNESKLYDVFPSSIANACTYFGHKYALPVTQHYVGFFYNKKIFDQYHLEPPINWEEFLATCEKLKNAGITPLALGSKERWPAQFWFDYLLLRTAGPEFRHRLMDGKVSYNSPEVAMVFEEWKSLMYADYFNSSPNLMDWTDAASMVHSGSAAMTLMGTWVIGYFQDQLKWKQETDFDFFPFPLMDRSVPATSVGPIDVMVVSRKGRNQEVNAILAFFSDPGPQMEMSSGSGALSPSRAIPPGFYTKLQRRILETIRNTPNWAFNYDLATPPEVADLGLDAFKLFLYNPKEYRQIIIELDKKAEAYFNNSAPN from the coding sequence GTGCGTCAAGTCTGGTCTCATATTCAACCTAGCCTGCTGGCTCTGCTCTTTACGTGCGCTCTAGCTCCAGTGGCTTGGGGCACGCAAGCCAACCCACTCGTTTTTCTCCACTACTGGAGTGGTCCGCTTGGTGGTGGCGTCGATGAAATGGTCCAGGCCTACAACCGCGCATCTCCCGACTACAAGGTCCACGCCTCCGCATTTGATCACGAATCATTCAAGGTCAGCATCAAAGCTATGCTGGCCAGTGACAGCCCGCCCGATATATTCTCCTACTGGGCCGGAGCAAAAGTCAGAGCACTGGTAGCAGGCAACCACCTCGCCCCCATCGACGAAGTATGGAACGAGAGCAAACTCTATGATGTCTTTCCATCTTCCATTGCCAACGCCTGTACCTATTTCGGTCACAAGTACGCCCTGCCCGTAACGCAGCACTATGTCGGATTTTTCTACAACAAGAAAATCTTCGACCAATACCACTTGGAACCTCCCATCAACTGGGAAGAATTTCTGGCCACCTGTGAGAAGCTGAAGAACGCCGGAATTACTCCGTTGGCCCTTGGCTCCAAAGAACGGTGGCCCGCACAATTCTGGTTCGACTACCTCCTGCTACGTACGGCAGGCCCAGAATTCAGGCACCGCCTCATGGATGGGAAGGTCAGTTACAACTCCCCAGAAGTGGCCATGGTCTTCGAAGAGTGGAAATCCCTAATGTACGCAGACTACTTCAACAGCTCTCCCAACCTCATGGACTGGACCGATGCTGCATCAATGGTCCATTCCGGCAGCGCCGCCATGACGCTCATGGGGACGTGGGTCATCGGCTATTTTCAGGATCAGCTAAAGTGGAAGCAGGAGACCGATTTTGACTTCTTCCCCTTCCCGCTCATGGACCGCAGCGTACCAGCCACCTCAGTCGGGCCTATTGATGTCATGGTAGTATCCCGCAAGGGACGTAATCAGGAAGTGAATGCAATCCTCGCATTTTTCTCCGACCCCGGCCCGCAGATGGAGATGAGCAGTGGCTCCGGCGCCCTTTCACCGAGCCGGGCCATTCCGCCAGGGTTCTACACCAAGCTCCAGCGCCGAATTCTGGAAACCATTCGCAACACACCGAACTGGGCTTTCAACTATGACCTTGCGACGCCGCCCGAAGTGGCAGACCTCGGGCTCGATGCCTTCAAACTTTTCCTGTACAACCCCAAAGAATACAGGCAGATAATCATCGAACTCGACAAGAAAGCCGAGGCGTATTTTAACAACTCTGCCCCCAATTGA
- a CDS encoding ATP-binding protein: protein MPFFKKSLILSIGAAVLLVECLVLTSLGLFYTERFSHEVDANLERSIKLPGELMNRQLLRYESVEDDSVMKALIGEEFLDAMVIGADGRIYYSNNPGVVGESIFPHPDITIELLTVTTTTPVLIRKDDNTIVSITPLVAYEGAKPFFHVFIKADTKETAARKGRITLLFILGSAICVMLTSLAIIGYSRKEVIAPLVELTESADAMRRGEDVTIPIHRKDEIGKLATSFNAMNEAINQKIHELEEANEAIGKREHRLAAFIQAMPDLVFIIDKDGRYEEAYSSDEGMLLDKPEDLKGKLLHDVMPKDMADRFLETIRLALETGETQTIEYNLSVPSGTIWFEARTSAIGGSEEVQGSVWLVRDITYRKEMEQRLTRAKEDAERVSRRLRELDETKSALVSSVSHELRTPLTSLLGFSQLILKNFSKHFWPMAKGDHKLLTKGAQIVENLNILIHEGNRLTRLINDVLDLNKIEQGHTDWRKEIVHPGDLARRAVSSVSGQFHGRRNLTLITAIDDELPDIEVDSDRMLQVLLNLLSNAAKFTQFGTVTLKAFVTDLNRLRFEVIDTGPGIAPRERERIFDAFHQAGDTVPTDDKARGAGLGLAICRDIVTHYHGSIWVESEVGEGSTFIIELPLD from the coding sequence ATGCCGTTTTTCAAGAAAAGTCTGATCCTGAGCATTGGTGCCGCCGTCCTGCTGGTGGAATGCCTCGTGCTCACGTCTTTGGGACTTTTCTATACTGAACGCTTCTCTCACGAGGTGGACGCCAATCTCGAGCGCTCCATCAAGCTCCCCGGCGAACTCATGAATCGCCAGCTTTTGCGCTACGAATCCGTTGAGGACGACAGCGTCATGAAAGCGCTGATTGGCGAAGAATTCCTCGACGCCATGGTCATTGGCGCGGACGGCCGCATATACTATTCGAATAATCCCGGCGTGGTCGGTGAATCCATTTTTCCCCACCCGGACATCACCATAGAGCTTCTCACCGTAACCACCACGACCCCGGTTCTCATTCGCAAAGATGACAACACCATCGTATCCATCACCCCGTTGGTGGCCTACGAGGGGGCCAAACCGTTCTTTCATGTCTTTATCAAGGCCGACACCAAGGAAACCGCCGCCCGAAAAGGCCGTATAACCCTCCTCTTCATTCTGGGCTCTGCCATCTGCGTCATGCTTACCTCGCTGGCCATCATCGGCTACTCGCGCAAGGAAGTGATCGCTCCATTGGTTGAGCTTACGGAAAGTGCCGATGCCATGCGCCGAGGCGAGGATGTGACCATTCCTATCCATCGCAAGGACGAGATCGGCAAACTGGCCACCAGCTTCAACGCCATGAATGAAGCCATCAACCAAAAGATTCATGAATTGGAAGAGGCAAACGAAGCAATCGGCAAGCGCGAGCACCGACTGGCCGCCTTTATTCAGGCAATGCCCGACCTTGTCTTCATCATCGACAAGGACGGCCGTTACGAAGAGGCATACTCTTCTGACGAAGGGATGCTTTTGGACAAGCCAGAAGACCTTAAGGGCAAGTTGCTTCATGACGTCATGCCCAAGGATATGGCCGATCGTTTTCTTGAGACCATCCGCCTTGCCCTGGAAACAGGCGAAACACAGACCATCGAGTACAATCTGTCTGTCCCGTCCGGCACCATTTGGTTTGAGGCCCGCACCTCGGCCATTGGCGGCAGCGAAGAGGTTCAGGGGTCTGTCTGGCTGGTCCGTGACATCACCTACCGCAAGGAGATGGAGCAGCGGTTAACCCGGGCGAAGGAAGATGCTGAGCGCGTCAGCCGCCGTTTGCGTGAGTTGGACGAGACCAAGTCCGCGCTGGTTTCTTCTGTTTCCCACGAACTCCGTACACCGCTGACCTCACTGCTCGGATTCTCACAACTCATCCTCAAGAATTTTTCCAAGCACTTCTGGCCCATGGCCAAGGGAGACCACAAGCTCCTGACCAAAGGCGCGCAGATCGTGGAGAACCTGAACATTCTCATTCACGAGGGCAATCGCCTGACCCGGCTCATCAATGATGTTCTGGATCTCAACAAGATCGAACAGGGGCACACTGACTGGCGAAAGGAAATCGTCCATCCCGGTGACCTGGCCCGTCGTGCGGTCAGCTCTGTCAGCGGCCAGTTCCACGGCAGACGCAACCTGACCCTTATCACGGCCATTGACGACGAGCTGCCCGACATTGAAGTGGACAGCGACCGCATGCTGCAGGTCCTGCTCAACCTGCTCTCCAACGCCGCAAAATTCACCCAGTTCGGCACCGTCACCCTCAAGGCGTTTGTCACGGACCTCAATCGTCTGCGCTTCGAAGTCATCGACACCGGCCCCGGCATCGCCCCCCGCGAGCGGGAGCGCATCTTCGATGCCTTCCATCAGGCCGGAGACACGGTTCCCACCGACGACAAGGCTCGTGGCGCAGGGCTCGGACTCGCCATCTGCCGCGACATCGTCACTCACTACCACGGCTCCATCTGGGTTGAGTCAGAGGTCGGCGAAGGCTCTACCTTCATTATCGAATTGCCGCTGGACTAG